CGCCATCGATGTCGGCACCAGCCAGCTGCATCCCTCGTTGCGCGGCCATCCCAAGATCGTGTCGATGGAGGAGACCGATATCCGGTCCTACGAAGGCAAACGTCTGCCGGCGCGGCCCGACATCGTTGTCATCGACGTCAGCTTCATCTCGCTCAAGACGGTGCTGCCGGTGGCGCTGTCGCTGGCGGCGGCGCCCATGAGCCTGCTGGCACTGATCAAGCCGCAATTCGAGGCGGAGCGAAAGCACAACAAGAAGGGCATCATCCGCGACACCGCTGTGCACCGGGAAGTCTGCGACGACATCGCGGCGTTCGCCGCCTCGCTCGGCTGCACCGATATCGAGGTGTTTCCGTCATCGATCACGGGCGGCGACGGCAATGTCGAATTCTTCCTGGGCGCGCACCGTGGTTGAGCGCCTGACCATCGACCATGTCGGCCATCGCGGCGACGGTATCTCGCTCGCGGCGAGCGAAGCGATCTACGTGCCCTATGCGCTTCGAGGCGAGACCGTCGAGGTCGACCAGGTCGCAGGCCACCATCCCGACCGCCGCAAGCTGCTCGCAGTCGACGTCGCAAGCCCCGAGCGCATCGCGCCATTCTGTCCGCATTTCGGTGTCTGTGGCGGCTGTGCGATCCAGCACTGGGCGGCTGAGCCGTATCAGGCCTGGAAGCGCGGCATCGTGGTCGAGACGTTGGTGCAGGCCGGCGTCGATTGCGAGGTGGCACCGCTGGTCGATGCCCACGGCGCCGGCCGCAGGCGCATCACGCTGCACGGCCGCTTCGGCACGCACGACATCCTCAAGGTCGGCTTTTCCGCGACGAGCTCGCACGACGTCATTCCGATTCATCGCTGCCCCATCCTCGATCCCGCACTCGAGGGGGCGCTCGATGCCGCCTGGGCGCTCGCCGAACAGCTGACCACGAAAATGCCGGTGACGAAGCCGCTCGACATCCAGGTCACCGCGACCGCCAGCGGCCTCGATGTCGACGTGCGCGGCTCCGGCCCACTGCCGACGCCGCTGGTCACGGCGCTGTCGCGCGTCGCCGAGCAGCACCGCCTGGCACGATTGACGCGGCACGGCGAGCTGGTGCTGCAACGCTTGCCGCCGACGGTAAGGATGGGACGCGCGGAGGTGACGCTGCCGCCGGGCTCGTTCCTGCAGGCGACCGTCGCAGGCGAAGAGACGCTTGCGGCGCTCGTCGCCGAGCGCGTCGGCAAGGCCAAGGAGATCGCAGACCTCTTCTGCGGCGTTGGCCCGTTCGCGTTGAGGCTGGCCGAGAAGGCGCGCATCGCCGCCTTTGACAGCGATGCCGGCGCCATCGCGGCGCTTGCGAAGGCGGCGCGCACACCGGGCCTGAAGCCGATCAAGGCCGAGCCGCGCGATCTGTTCCGCCGCCCGCTGGTGCCGCCGGAGCTGCGCGACTTCGACGCTGTCGTATTCGATCCTCCGCGCCAGGGCGCGCAGGCCCAGGCGTTGAAACTCGCCGCGAGCAAGGTGCCCGTCGTGGTGGCGGTGTCCTGCAACGTCGCGACCTTCGCCCGCGACGCACGCCTGCTGATCGACGGTGGCTACAAGATCGACAGCATCGTGCCGGTCGATCAGTTCCGGCACACGCCGCATGTGGAGCTGGTGGCGCGGTTCAGCCGGTAACGTCGTATCATGCTCTAAGCCGACGGCTCGAATTGCGGCTGCCATCGCAGCAAATAGGACTGCAACGAACGCACCGCGATTGCCAGCAGGATGCCGACGAACATCATGACGAAGATGGCGACCATCATCTCGCTGGCATTGGCCCGCGCCTCGGCTTCGATGATGAGCTTGCCGAGCCCGCGCTCGGCGCCGATGAATTCACCGACGATGACGCCGATCAATGCAAAAGACACGGCCGGCAGCAGCGACGCGAACACCCAGGCCAGCGCGGACGGGATCACGACCGTGCGCAGCACAGTGAATTCGCTGGCGCCGAGAAGACGGGCGGCGGCGATCTGGTCGCGGTCGACTGCACGCGTTCCCTCAAAGGTGTTGAAGAACACCACGAAGAACACGACGAGCCAGGCCGTGGCGATCTTGGAGAGATCGCCGAGACCGAAGATCAGGATGACGAGCGGCACCAGCGCGATGCGCGGTATCGAGTTGAGCGCCACGATATAGGGTCCGAACACGCGGGCCAGGAAATCCGAACGACCGAGGATCAGGCCTGCCGCGATGCCGCTCGCCGAGCCAAACAGAAAGCCCCACCAGGTGTTCTTCAGCGTGACGAGCGTCGCCAGCCACAGATTATTGTCGTTGCCCTTGATGCAGGCGGCAAAGCCGGCAGCGTCAGAGAAGCAGCCAAGCCGCAGAAAACTCTGCCAGATCAGCGATGGCTTGGCGACGAAATAGGGATCGAGGATCTTTGGCACGTAGGCCTTCGGCAGCAACGCCTTGCTCCATTCGAAGCCCCACTGCCAGATGACGAGAACTGCGGCGAGAATGGCCAGTTGCCAGAACAGGATGACGGGGCGGCTGTTGGACATGGTCAATCGGCCCTGGTGCGGCGGAATTCTTCGCCGAGCGAATGCCAGATGTGGGAATAGAGCCGGCCGAACTCGGCGGTTTCGCGCACGCCCACGGGATCGCGCGGACGCGGGATGGCGACGTCGAAGTCTTCCTTGAGACGTCCGGGCCGCGCCGAGAGCAGGATGATGCGGCTCGCCAGCGTCAAGGCCTCGCCGAGATCGTGCGTCACGAACAGCACCGTCTGCCGCTCGCGTTCCCAGATCTCCAGCAGCGTCTTGTGCATCTCGAGCTTGGTATGGGTGTCGAGCGCGCCGAACGGCTCGTCCATCAGCAGG
This genomic stretch from Bradyrhizobium sp. CCGB12 harbors:
- a CDS encoding methyltransferase; this translates as MVERLTIDHVGHRGDGISLAASEAIYVPYALRGETVEVDQVAGHHPDRRKLLAVDVASPERIAPFCPHFGVCGGCAIQHWAAEPYQAWKRGIVVETLVQAGVDCEVAPLVDAHGAGRRRITLHGRFGTHDILKVGFSATSSHDVIPIHRCPILDPALEGALDAAWALAEQLTTKMPVTKPLDIQVTATASGLDVDVRGSGPLPTPLVTALSRVAEQHRLARLTRHGELVLQRLPPTVRMGRAEVTLPPGSFLQATVAGEETLAALVAERVGKAKEIADLFCGVGPFALRLAEKARIAAFDSDAGAIAALAKAARTPGLKPIKAEPRDLFRRPLVPPELRDFDAVVFDPPRQGAQAQALKLAASKVPVVVAVSCNVATFARDARLLIDGGYKIDSIVPVDQFRHTPHVELVARFSR
- a CDS encoding ABC transporter permease; translated protein: MSNSRPVILFWQLAILAAVLVIWQWGFEWSKALLPKAYVPKILDPYFVAKPSLIWQSFLRLGCFSDAAGFAACIKGNDNNLWLATLVTLKNTWWGFLFGSASGIAAGLILGRSDFLARVFGPYIVALNSIPRIALVPLVILIFGLGDLSKIATAWLVVFFVVFFNTFEGTRAVDRDQIAAARLLGASEFTVLRTVVIPSALAWVFASLLPAVSFALIGVIVGEFIGAERGLGKLIIEAEARANASEMMVAIFVMMFVGILLAIAVRSLQSYLLRWQPQFEPSA
- a CDS encoding TlyA family RNA methyltransferase, yielding MSPARKRADVLLVERGLFESRARARAAIEAGLVTADDKPVSKPSETIAEDAVIQAEPAHPYVSRGGVKLAGALEHYPIEIEDHVCLDVGASTGGFTEVLLANGASLVFAIDVGTSQLHPSLRGHPKIVSMEETDIRSYEGKRLPARPDIVVIDVSFISLKTVLPVALSLAAAPMSLLALIKPQFEAERKHNKKGIIRDTAVHREVCDDIAAFAASLGCTDIEVFPSSITGGDGNVEFFLGAHRG